A stretch of Sulfitobacter sp. THAF37 DNA encodes these proteins:
- a CDS encoding nuclear transport factor 2 family protein, whose protein sequence is MNLNLPQTIEAYFKADKKGSAQTLSELFTPDAVVVDEGNTYTGRDAIRQWMANASTEYTYTVEPFARAEEDGRTVITSHLVGNFPGSPVDLRYFFVLEGNQIAELEIVP, encoded by the coding sequence GTGAACTTGAACCTCCCCCAGACAATCGAGGCCTACTTCAAGGCCGACAAGAAGGGCAGCGCCCAGACGCTGTCGGAGCTGTTCACGCCCGATGCCGTTGTGGTTGATGAAGGCAACACCTACACTGGGCGCGACGCGATCCGGCAGTGGATGGCGAACGCCTCGACCGAGTACACCTATACCGTCGAGCCTTTTGCGCGGGCCGAGGAGGACGGGCGCACCGTCATCACCAGCCACCTCGTCGGGAATTTCCCCGGCAGCCCGGTGGATCTGCGCTACTTCTTCGTCCTTGAGGGCAACCAGATCGCCGAACTGGAGATCGTCCCATGA
- a CDS encoding SDR family oxidoreductase, with protein sequence MIPFLTLEGKRALVTSGTRGAGAATVRLFSELGAKVLTTARSRPPEWEGAQFVAADLTTAEGCDSLAAAVQDHLGGVDIIVHMLGGSSAPAGGYRALDDAEWQRELDLNLMPAVRLDRALLPAMEAQGSGVVIHVTSIQRQLPLPDATTAYAAAKAALSTYSKSLSKQVSPKGVRVARVSPGWIETESSVELAKRLAGEHGVDIEAGKQMIMDALGGVPIGRPSKPEEIASLIAFIASDRAGTITGTEYVIDGGTVPTA encoded by the coding sequence ATGATCCCCTTCCTGACGCTCGAAGGCAAACGCGCCCTCGTCACCTCCGGCACACGCGGTGCCGGAGCCGCCACGGTGCGGCTCTTCTCCGAGCTGGGTGCGAAGGTGCTCACCACGGCCCGCAGCAGGCCGCCCGAGTGGGAGGGGGCGCAGTTCGTCGCCGCCGACCTCACCACCGCGGAGGGCTGCGATAGCCTCGCCGCGGCGGTGCAGGACCATCTTGGCGGGGTCGATATTATCGTCCACATGCTCGGCGGCTCCTCGGCCCCCGCAGGCGGCTACCGGGCTCTCGATGACGCGGAGTGGCAGCGTGAGCTCGACCTCAACCTGATGCCCGCCGTCCGGCTGGACCGCGCGCTGCTTCCAGCGATGGAGGCGCAGGGCTCCGGCGTCGTCATCCACGTCACCTCGATCCAGCGTCAGTTGCCCCTGCCAGACGCGACCACGGCCTATGCCGCAGCCAAGGCGGCGCTCTCGACCTACTCGAAGAGCCTGTCCAAGCAGGTCTCACCCAAGGGCGTGCGCGTGGCGCGGGTCTCTCCCGGCTGGATCGAGACCGAATCCTCGGTCGAATTGGCAAAGCGCCTTGCGGGCGAGCACGGCGTGGATATCGAGGCGGGCAAGCAGATGATCATGGATGCCCTGGGCGGCGTGCCCATTGGACGGCCCTCCAAGCCGGAGGAGATCGCAAGCCTGATCGCCTTCATCGCTTCGGACCGCGCGGGTACCATCACCGGCACGGAATACGTGATCGACGGCGGCACCGTGCCGACAGCCTGA
- a CDS encoding NAD(P)/FAD-dependent oxidoreductase, whose amino-acid sequence MLDAVIVGGSFAGLSAALQLARASRSVLIIDEGLPRNRMSAAAHGVPGWDGVPPAEILARFRADLAGYRTIRFLDDRAEDISGAIDAFEVTTRSGERIDARRIILTHGVRDILPDLPGLAGAWGRTVLHCPYCHGYEVKGQPLAVLASGPMAAHQAQMLRADWSGDVTVLVNGVDTLDTKALTAANIRIEPRRPLRLVSGDGVRVCFQDGPAADFAAIFTAPKVDLAGSPAVRLGVGLSDGPMGPFVRTGAMQQTDTPGVFAAGDLTTPMWNVNFAVGDGARAGAGCHQSLLFPDFIPALEKGAA is encoded by the coding sequence ATGTTAGATGCAGTAATAGTCGGAGGAAGCTTCGCAGGCCTGAGCGCCGCTTTGCAGCTTGCGCGGGCAAGCCGATCCGTTCTGATCATTGACGAGGGCCTGCCGCGCAACCGGATGTCCGCCGCAGCGCATGGTGTGCCGGGCTGGGACGGTGTGCCGCCGGCCGAGATCCTCGCGCGGTTCCGGGCAGATCTGGCGGGTTATCGGACCATCCGCTTTCTGGATGACCGGGCAGAGGACATCTCGGGCGCAATCGACGCTTTCGAAGTGACAACCCGGAGCGGAGAGCGCATCGACGCACGCCGGATCATTCTGACGCACGGGGTGCGGGACATTTTGCCCGACCTGCCGGGTCTTGCCGGGGCCTGGGGTCGCACAGTCCTGCATTGCCCATACTGCCACGGGTACGAGGTCAAGGGACAGCCGCTGGCTGTTCTCGCTTCGGGGCCAATGGCGGCCCATCAGGCGCAGATGCTCCGCGCTGACTGGAGCGGGGACGTCACTGTGCTGGTGAACGGTGTCGATACCCTGGACACCAAGGCACTGACTGCGGCCAACATCAGGATCGAACCGCGCAGGCCCCTGCGGCTGGTGTCCGGCGACGGTGTCAGGGTCTGCTTTCAGGACGGACCGGCAGCTGATTTCGCGGCCATCTTCACCGCCCCGAAGGTCGACCTTGCGGGATCTCCGGCCGTGCGTCTGGGTGTGGGACTGTCCGATGGTCCAATGGGGCCATTCGTCCGTACCGGGGCGATGCAGCAGACCGATACGCCCGGTGTCTTCGCCGCCGGTGATCTGACGACGCCGATGTGGAACGTCAACTTCGCCGTCGGTGATGGCGCTCGCGCCGGTGCGGGCTGCCACCAGTCGCTTCTCTTCCCCGATTTCATCCCAGCTCTCGAAAAGGGGGCCGCATGA
- a CDS encoding DUF6525 family protein, with product MTRNISTTLRRRRRTDPMQAYDALPRPLRAWMAQAALPWSPASCRRIWAKARSEGERADDILARLARAEQKALSRDRLSLPGLSRASLTQSKG from the coding sequence ATGACGCGCAACATCTCCACCACGCTGCGCCGTCGCCGCAGGACCGACCCGATGCAGGCGTATGACGCCCTGCCGCGCCCCTTGCGGGCCTGGATGGCGCAGGCTGCGCTGCCCTGGTCGCCCGCCTCCTGCCGGAGGATCTGGGCCAAGGCCCGGTCGGAAGGTGAACGCGCCGATGACATTCTCGCCCGGCTTGCAAGGGCCGAACAGAAGGCTCTTTCCCGCGACCGGCTCTCGCTGCCCGGCTTGAGCCGCGCCTCTCTCACCCAATCAAAAGGATAA
- a CDS encoding ABC transporter substrate-binding protein: MKHTLAVLAATLFTIAPPVLADDRLDVVAQFEIQPPEPSTTGYIFTRMGVAETLVNADPDGALTPGLATDWAASEDGLNWTITLRDGVQFHDGTVMTAETVASALDIARGKPGPLSKTPVAGISAGDGTVVITLSEPFAALPAYLAHYSAQILAPAAYGADGAGVAAIGTGPYSVTDLTPPLSLKAEAFPDYWGSAPHVPNVSYAAVSRVETRALMAESGEADFVFGLDPASVARLDMSDAATVHSVAIPRTLLLKVNASHPALSEAEARQALSLAIDRDGIAKAVLRYPEGATQLLPPSVGGWHDETLAPLAYDPDAARALLADLGWTAGNDGILTRDGQRFALTLTTYPDRPELPLVASVLEQQFRAIGVELTINTTNSSEISAGHADGSLDLGLIARNFGLIPNPVGTVLSDYAPTGDWGAMGWQNDDIVALARAVARGGGSDADRARIVEILQTELPIIPIAWYRQTLAVAKGVEGAVFDPWERTFGLQELKLTP; the protein is encoded by the coding sequence ATGAAGCACACACTGGCAGTCCTTGCCGCAACTCTGTTTACCATTGCGCCACCTGTCTTGGCCGACGACAGGCTGGACGTCGTGGCGCAGTTCGAGATCCAGCCGCCGGAGCCGTCCACCACGGGCTATATCTTCACCCGCATGGGCGTCGCGGAAACCCTGGTAAATGCAGACCCGGACGGTGCATTGACGCCGGGGCTGGCGACCGACTGGGCGGCGTCCGAGGACGGTCTGAACTGGACCATCACCCTGCGCGACGGGGTGCAGTTTCACGACGGCACCGTCATGACGGCGGAGACGGTTGCCAGCGCGCTCGACATCGCGCGGGGCAAACCCGGCCCGCTGTCAAAGACACCGGTGGCCGGGATCAGTGCCGGGGATGGCACGGTTGTCATCACCCTTTCCGAACCCTTTGCCGCGCTGCCGGCCTACCTCGCCCATTACAGCGCGCAGATTCTTGCGCCCGCCGCCTATGGTGCGGACGGCGCGGGGGTCGCGGCCATCGGCACCGGACCTTACAGTGTGACCGACCTGACCCCGCCGCTGAGCCTGAAGGCCGAAGCCTTCCCGGACTACTGGGGCAGCGCGCCGCATGTGCCGAACGTCAGCTATGCCGCTGTCAGCCGGGTGGAAACCCGCGCGCTGATGGCCGAATCCGGTGAGGCGGATTTCGTCTTTGGCCTCGATCCGGCTTCGGTGGCGCGTCTGGACATGTCGGACGCGGCGACCGTCCATTCCGTCGCCATTCCGCGGACGCTGCTGTTGAAGGTGAATGCCAGCCACCCCGCCCTGTCCGAGGCTGAGGCACGGCAGGCGCTGTCTCTCGCCATCGACCGCGACGGCATTGCCAAGGCCGTGCTGCGCTATCCCGAAGGCGCGACGCAGCTTTTGCCGCCATCGGTGGGGGGCTGGCACGACGAAACGCTGGCCCCGCTGGCCTACGACCCCGACGCGGCCAGGGCACTTCTGGCCGACCTGGGCTGGACCGCAGGCAACGACGGTATCCTGACCCGCGACGGACAGCGGTTTGCCCTCACCCTGACCACCTATCCCGACCGCCCTGAATTGCCGCTGGTCGCATCCGTGCTGGAACAGCAGTTTCGCGCCATCGGGGTGGAGCTGACGATCAACACCACCAACTCCTCCGAGATCAGCGCGGGCCATGCCGACGGGTCGCTCGACCTCGGGCTGATCGCGCGGAACTTCGGCCTGATCCCGAATCCTGTCGGCACGGTCCTGTCGGACTATGCGCCGACGGGCGACTGGGGGGCGATGGGCTGGCAGAATGACGACATCGTGGCGCTGGCCCGCGCCGTCGCTCGCGGCGGTGGCTCGGATGCCGACCGCGCCCGGATCGTCGAGATCCTGCAAACCGAGCTGCCGATCATCCCGATCGCCTGGTATCGCCAGACGCTGGCCGTGGCCAAGGGCGTCGAGGGCGCGGTGTTCGACCCGTGGGAACGAACCTTTGGCCTTCAGGAGCTGAAGCTCACACCATGA
- a CDS encoding ABC transporter permease produces MTRGIQALMVAVLIGAATFGMMRALPGDAAYRIAAGRYGYDNVDTAAADAVRDELGLGGPALPAFLSWLGDLLRLDFGNSLVSGQPVIEEIGHQLGASMALAGVAVVLSLILGPPLGILAGLRPGGLLDRVLLVMSTGLKAVPQFLMALILILILSVQFRLLPAAGHGEARHFILPALALALGLAAVNARIARDAMARIGAMPFYSFAQWKGLSPRQTLLRHGLRNVSVPLLTYLGLQFVTLVEGVVVVEAVFGWPGIGHALVHAIFSRDVPMVQGTALCLGLSFVLINAVIDLLTARIDPRRTA; encoded by the coding sequence ATGACAAGGGGCATACAGGCCCTGATGGTGGCGGTCCTGATCGGGGCCGCAACCTTTGGCATGATGCGCGCCCTGCCGGGCGATGCGGCCTACCGCATCGCCGCCGGTCGGTATGGGTACGACAATGTCGATACCGCCGCCGCCGATGCGGTGCGCGACGAACTGGGGCTGGGCGGCCCGGCGCTGCCCGCTTTTCTAAGCTGGCTGGGCGATCTGCTGCGGCTGGACTTCGGCAATTCGCTGGTCTCGGGCCAGCCTGTTATTGAAGAGATCGGCCACCAGCTGGGCGCGTCGATGGCGCTGGCCGGGGTCGCGGTTGTGCTGTCGCTGATCCTCGGCCCGCCACTGGGCATCCTTGCGGGGCTCAGGCCCGGCGGGCTGCTCGACCGCGTGCTGCTGGTCATGTCCACGGGGCTGAAGGCGGTGCCGCAGTTCCTGATGGCCCTGATCCTCATCCTGATCCTGTCGGTGCAGTTCCGCCTGCTGCCCGCCGCCGGACACGGAGAGGCGCGCCATTTCATCCTGCCCGCGCTGGCGCTGGCCCTCGGCCTGGCCGCCGTCAACGCACGGATCGCGCGGGACGCGATGGCGCGGATCGGGGCGATGCCCTTCTACAGCTTCGCGCAGTGGAAAGGGCTGAGCCCGCGCCAGACGCTGCTGCGCCACGGGTTGCGCAACGTCTCGGTGCCGCTGCTGACCTATCTGGGGCTGCAATTCGTCACACTCGTCGAAGGCGTCGTGGTGGTCGAGGCGGTCTTTGGCTGGCCCGGCATCGGCCACGCGCTGGTCCACGCCATCTTTTCGCGCGATGTGCCGATGGTGCAGGGCACGGCGTTGTGCCTGGGGCTGAGTTTCGTCCTGATCAACGCGGTCATCGACCTGCTCACCGCCCGCATTGATCCAAGGAGAACCGCATGA
- a CDS encoding ABC transporter permease — MTDAVAIPRPSGQATRWTGALLVAAVLVFSLIGPLAVPGDPFAQSLLKALSGPEAGAPLGYDHLGRSIFHRLAAALRLSPAIAITAVLTAGLAGLALGTLAAARGGWTDRVLVMLADALLALPGLLLVLIVLAIVPGTALGFWAGLSLVLWVEFFRLTRAATREVLASPAVQATRLLGFGPGYIFRTHIWPEIAPMMLTAAAFGTATAIMAIAALGFVHVGMRAPTPELGLMMVELLPYWREAPLALLSPVIVTFALLLGLTLLAGSRET; from the coding sequence ATGACCGATGCTGTCGCAATCCCCCGCCCCTCAGGTCAAGCCACGCGCTGGACCGGGGCGCTTCTGGTCGCCGCCGTGCTGGTCTTTTCCTTGATCGGCCCGCTGGCCGTGCCGGGGGACCCGTTCGCGCAATCCCTGCTCAAGGCGCTGTCCGGGCCGGAGGCGGGAGCGCCGCTTGGCTATGACCACCTCGGGCGGTCGATTTTCCATCGGCTGGCTGCGGCCCTGCGCCTGTCGCCTGCCATCGCGATAACCGCCGTGCTGACCGCCGGTCTTGCGGGTCTGGCCCTTGGCACGCTTGCGGCGGCGCGCGGCGGCTGGACCGACCGGGTTCTGGTGATGCTGGCCGATGCGCTGCTGGCCTTGCCGGGGCTGCTGCTGGTGCTGATCGTGCTGGCCATCGTACCGGGCACGGCGCTTGGCTTCTGGGCCGGTCTGTCGCTGGTGCTCTGGGTGGAGTTTTTCCGCCTGACCCGCGCCGCCACGCGCGAGGTGCTGGCGTCACCCGCCGTGCAGGCCACGCGGCTGCTGGGCTTCGGACCCGGCTACATTTTCCGCACCCACATCTGGCCGGAAATTGCGCCGATGATGCTGACCGCGGCGGCCTTTGGCACCGCGACGGCGATCATGGCCATCGCGGCACTTGGTTTCGTGCATGTGGGCATGCGGGCCCCGACACCGGAACTGGGGCTGATGATGGTCGAACTGCTGCCCTACTGGCGCGAGGCGCCGCTGGCGCTGCTGTCGCCGGTCATCGTCACCTTCGCCCTGCTGCTGGGCCTCACCCTTCTGGCCGGGAGCCGCGAAACATGA
- a CDS encoding ABC transporter ATP-binding protein, whose protein sequence is MTLLIAENITVSQNGAAILHPVSLHLEPGEPLVILGETGSGKSLLAQAIMGTLPHDLTARGRVALGDHLLDAARPDGFRPLWGLQIAVLPQEPWLSLDPLMRAEGQVAEAHRLVRGLGAGEARAQAATDLDRLGLSGAGHRYPHELSGGMAQRVAIAAARAGGARIVIADEPTKGLDAARRDELADLLLAELARGGGLLVITHDLALARRVGGRMIVLREGRVVETGATATVLRAPTKPYSRDLIAADPENWTRRKPAAAGAPVLTATGLAAERGGARLFSDLSFDLAEGRILGVTGPSGCGKSTLGDVVLGLIRPSAGRVERASGLAKTGFQKLYQDPVAAFPRHRTLGRTLIDVARRHGQSHTRIDALLPRLGLAPLLLTRRPGAVSGGELQRLALLRLLLVRPKFIFADEPTSRLDPLTQKQVIDLLAETAATEGCAIMLVSHDPALVTRTADHVLSLGTEAVKADVAAPRVVGALQ, encoded by the coding sequence ATGACCCTTCTGATAGCCGAAAACATCACGGTGTCGCAGAACGGCGCAGCGATCCTGCACCCGGTTTCCCTGCACCTTGAGCCGGGTGAGCCGCTGGTCATCCTCGGTGAAACCGGGTCGGGCAAGAGCCTGCTGGCGCAGGCCATCATGGGCACCCTGCCGCACGACCTGACTGCACGGGGTCGGGTGGCCCTGGGCGATCACCTGCTGGACGCGGCGCGGCCCGATGGGTTCCGTCCGCTCTGGGGTCTTCAGATCGCGGTGCTGCCGCAGGAGCCGTGGCTGTCGCTTGATCCGCTGATGCGGGCTGAGGGACAGGTGGCCGAGGCGCATCGGCTGGTGCGTGGCCTCGGGGCAGGGGAGGCGCGGGCGCAGGCGGCGACCGACCTCGACCGGCTCGGGCTTTCGGGGGCAGGGCACCGCTATCCACACGAACTGTCGGGCGGCATGGCGCAGCGCGTGGCCATCGCGGCGGCGCGGGCCGGGGGCGCGCGGATCGTGATCGCGGACGAGCCGACCAAGGGACTGGACGCCGCGCGCCGGGACGAGTTGGCCGACCTGCTGCTGGCCGAACTGGCGCGTGGCGGCGGGCTGCTGGTCATCACCCATGACCTGGCGCTGGCGCGGCGTGTCGGCGGGCGGATGATCGTCCTGCGCGAGGGGCGCGTTGTCGAAACCGGCGCGACCGCCACCGTGCTGCGGGCGCCGACAAAGCCCTACTCCCGTGATCTCATCGCGGCGGACCCGGAAAACTGGACCCGGCGGAAACCGGCGGCGGCAGGAGCCCCCGTGCTGACCGCGACCGGGCTGGCTGCGGAGCGGGGCGGTGCGCGCCTGTTCTCCGACCTGTCTTTTGATCTCGCCGAGGGTCGTATCCTTGGTGTGACCGGGCCGTCCGGGTGCGGCAAGTCCACGCTTGGTGACGTGGTTCTGGGGCTGATCCGTCCCTCTGCGGGCCGTGTCGAACGCGCCAGTGGGCTGGCGAAAACGGGTTTTCAGAAGCTCTACCAGGACCCGGTCGCGGCGTTCCCGCGGCACCGGACACTGGGGCGCACGCTGATCGACGTCGCCCGGCGTCATGGCCAGTCGCATACGCGGATCGACGCGCTGTTGCCTCGGCTGGGCCTCGCCCCGCTGCTGCTGACCCGCAGGCCCGGCGCCGTATCGGGCGGAGAGCTTCAGCGTCTGGCGCTTCTGCGTCTCCTGCTCGTCCGGCCGAAGTTCATCTTTGCGGATGAGCCGACGTCGCGCCTCGATCCCCTCACGCAGAAGCAGGTGATCGACCTGCTTGCCGAAACGGCCGCGACCGAAGGCTGCGCCATCATGCTGGTCAGCCATGACCCGGCGCTGGTCACGCGGACGGCGGACCATGTTCTGTCGCTCGGCACGGAAGCGGTAAAGGCGGATGTGGCCGCGCCACGCGTCGTGGGGGCGTTGCAATGA
- a CDS encoding DUF2796 domain-containing protein produces the protein MKPIHLALAAATLAVPAFAQDTREMGAHVHGVSTAEIAVEHGVVEINIHAPGMDIVGFEYEATSAQDKDAVEAAIRTMLMPENLVTLPEAAGCRLTEVLAHVHGGDHDHDKDHAEEDHGHDDHGDEAQHSEFHVTYAYACENEDALTTISFPFFDQFENAQEIEAQFVTETAAGQAEVGRGAPDLSLE, from the coding sequence GTGAAACCGATCCATCTGGCGCTTGCCGCCGCGACCCTTGCCGTACCTGCCTTTGCGCAGGACACCCGTGAAATGGGCGCCCATGTGCATGGCGTCTCGACCGCTGAAATCGCTGTCGAACACGGCGTGGTCGAGATCAACATCCACGCGCCCGGCATGGACATCGTCGGCTTTGAATACGAAGCGACATCGGCCCAAGACAAGGACGCCGTCGAGGCTGCCATCCGCACCATGCTGATGCCGGAAAACCTTGTGACCCTGCCCGAGGCCGCTGGCTGTCGCCTGACGGAAGTGCTGGCGCACGTGCATGGCGGCGATCATGACCACGATAAAGACCATGCCGAAGAAGACCACGGTCACGACGATCACGGGGATGAAGCGCAGCATAGCGAGTTCCACGTCACCTATGCCTATGCCTGCGAGAACGAGGACGCACTGACAACGATTTCCTTCCCCTTCTTCGACCAGTTCGAAAACGCGCAGGAGATCGAGGCGCAATTTGTCACCGAAACCGCAGCGGGCCAGGCGGAAGTCGGGCGCGGCGCGCCGGACCTTTCGCTGGAATAG
- a CDS encoding ABC transporter ATP-binding protein — protein sequence MADPALTLNDVRFRWPGRAAFGVSVPGFQMERGESVLLLGESGSGKSTLLSLICGIVTADSGQVVVGGTDLAALRAGARDRFRAERIGVIFQQFNLLPYASVSDNILLPLRFAPERRKRAAPDEAATLCAALGLPGGITSTTAGRLSVGQQQRVAVARALIGQPPLIVADEPTSALDAATQDTFLGLLFDRIAATGASLLMVSHDERLGKRFDRVVRLCDIARTERLAA from the coding sequence ATGGCTGACCCGGCACTGACCCTGAACGATGTCCGGTTCCGCTGGCCGGGGCGGGCGGCGTTCGGGGTGTCGGTGCCGGGGTTCCAAATGGAGCGGGGCGAGAGCGTTCTGCTCTTGGGCGAAAGCGGGTCGGGCAAATCTACCCTGCTGTCGCTGATCTGCGGGATCGTCACGGCGGACAGTGGGCAGGTCGTGGTTGGCGGAACCGACCTTGCGGCCCTGCGCGCCGGAGCGCGGGACCGGTTCAGGGCCGAACGGATCGGCGTGATCTTCCAGCAGTTCAACCTGCTGCCCTATGCCAGCGTGTCGGACAACATCCTGTTGCCGCTGCGCTTTGCCCCTGAACGCCGCAAACGCGCCGCACCGGACGAAGCTGCGACGCTTTGTGCCGCGCTTGGCCTGCCCGGGGGGATCACCAGCACGACCGCCGGGCGCCTCTCGGTCGGTCAGCAGCAGCGCGTCGCGGTGGCGCGCGCCCTGATCGGTCAACCGCCCCTGATCGTCGCGGACGAGCCGACCTCGGCGCTGGATGCCGCGACGCAGGACACATTCCTGGGCCTGCTCTTTGACCGGATCGCGGCAACCGGCGCATCCCTGCTGATGGTCAGCCATGACGAAAGGCTGGGCAAGAGGTTCGACCGCGTGGTCCGCCTCTGCGACATCGCACGGACCGAAAGGCTGGCCGCATGA
- a CDS encoding ABC transporter permease, producing MILRLAIGSLLARALTVGMTILAIGLSVALFLGVEKVRTGARASFADTISGTDLIVGARSGSVQLLLYSVFRIGNATNNVSWESYRDIAARPEVDWIVPISLGDSHRQFRVMGTTQAFFEHYKYRGGRSLEIGQGHGLSDLYDAVIGAEVAATLGYAVGDPIVISHGLASFTEHDDQPFRVAGIIERTGTPVDRTVIVSLEAIEAIHVDWRSGAQTPGRTTPVDRIRQMNLQPSAVTAALVGVKSRLQIFGLQRAINAYPEEPLLAILPGVALQELWQIVGVAETALTAVSAMVVGTALLGMMAMIFSSLNERRREMAIWRAMGARPATILGLLVLEAALMAATGAVLGLALLYAGLVIAQPLVDSAFGLWLPINAPTARDLCVLAGVIGAAAIASLLPALRAYRLSLADGMMVRI from the coding sequence ATGATCCTGCGCCTTGCCATTGGCTCGCTTCTGGCGCGGGCGCTGACCGTCGGCATGACGATCCTCGCCATCGGCCTGTCGGTCGCGCTGTTCCTCGGCGTGGAAAAGGTGCGCACCGGCGCGCGGGCCAGCTTTGCCGACACGATTTCGGGGACGGACCTGATCGTGGGCGCGCGGTCGGGGTCGGTTCAACTCTTGCTCTATTCAGTCTTCCGGATCGGCAATGCCACCAACAACGTGAGCTGGGAGAGCTATCGCGACATCGCCGCGCGGCCCGAGGTCGACTGGATCGTCCCCATTTCGCTTGGCGACAGTCACCGGCAGTTCCGGGTGATGGGGACCACGCAGGCGTTCTTTGAGCACTACAAGTATCGCGGCGGCCGGTCGCTGGAAATTGGACAGGGGCACGGGCTGAGCGACCTCTACGATGCCGTGATCGGGGCCGAGGTCGCGGCGACCCTTGGCTACGCGGTCGGCGATCCGATCGTTATCTCCCACGGGCTGGCCAGCTTTACCGAACATGACGATCAGCCCTTCCGCGTCGCCGGGATCATCGAGCGCACCGGCACGCCGGTCGACCGCACGGTGATCGTCAGTCTTGAGGCGATCGAGGCCATCCATGTCGACTGGCGATCCGGCGCGCAGACCCCGGGCCGGACCACGCCGGTCGACCGCATACGCCAGATGAACCTGCAACCCTCGGCTGTCACGGCGGCGCTGGTTGGTGTGAAATCGCGGCTTCAGATCTTCGGCCTGCAACGGGCGATCAACGCGTACCCGGAGGAGCCTTTGCTGGCGATCCTGCCGGGTGTCGCCCTGCAGGAACTCTGGCAGATCGTTGGCGTGGCCGAAACCGCCCTCACGGCGGTGTCCGCCATGGTCGTGGGCACGGCGCTCCTGGGGATGATGGCGATGATCTTTTCATCCCTGAACGAACGGCGGCGCGAAATGGCGATCTGGCGGGCCATGGGCGCGCGGCCTGCGACGATCCTTGGCCTGCTGGTGCTGGAAGCGGCGCTCATGGCGGCCACCGGCGCGGTTCTCGGGCTTGCCCTGCTTTACGCCGGGCTGGTCATCGCGCAGCCGCTGGTCGACAGCGCCTTCGGCCTCTGGTTGCCGATCAACGCGCCGACCGCCCGAGACCTCTGTGTTCTCGCAGGTGTGATCGGCGCCGCCGCGATTGCAAGCCTTTTGCCCGCGCTCCGGGCCTACCGGCTTTCGCTCGCCGATGGTATGATGGTGAGGATATGA
- a CDS encoding DUF3299 domain-containing protein yields the protein MTTHPSRRAFMACAAATLVPGRALANPYREIGWEDLIPAGVPYGQIIGPGQIDAVNDTWVPEFDANAARANETLNGKPVKLPGYIIPFDMTSKGVTSFMLVPYVGACIHTPPPPPNQLVFVRTRTPWPSESMWDPVWVSGRLSAKAMTTQIADVGYQIAAEKIETYKWQ from the coding sequence ATGACCACGCATCCGTCCAGACGCGCCTTCATGGCCTGTGCCGCCGCGACCCTTGTTCCGGGCCGCGCACTGGCCAATCCCTATCGCGAAATCGGCTGGGAGGATCTGATCCCGGCGGGCGTGCCTTACGGGCAGATCATCGGCCCCGGCCAGATCGACGCGGTCAACGACACCTGGGTGCCGGAGTTCGACGCCAACGCCGCGCGGGCGAACGAAACGCTGAACGGCAAGCCGGTGAAGCTGCCGGGATATATCATCCCGTTCGACATGACCTCGAAGGGCGTGACCAGCTTCATGCTCGTGCCTTATGTCGGTGCCTGCATCCACACGCCGCCGCCGCCGCCGAACCAGCTGGTATTCGTCAGAACAAGGACACCCTGGCCAAGCGAGTCGATGTGGGACCCCGTCTGGGTGTCCGGTCGCCTGTCGGCCAAGGCGATGACAACCCAGATCGCCGACGTTGGCTATCAGATCGCGGCGGAGAAGATCGAGACCTACAAATGGCAGTAG
- a CDS encoding DUF3299 domain-containing protein: MAVDRPSRRAVLLGLAAAGLSGRTFAETVVDLEWRDLLPTGDQSLPGNLAGILPHDESSLAAQQPMSTGIRTDWNGQIVRLSGFIVPIDYKGTGVTAFILVPYVGACVHVPPPPANQLVFVTTGTPYESAGMFEAVTVTGMFGSASTSTQLAEIGYALSADEIQPYRA; the protein is encoded by the coding sequence ATGGCAGTAGACCGCCCCTCGCGTCGTGCCGTCCTCCTCGGGCTGGCAGCAGCGGGGCTGTCGGGCCGGACTTTCGCGGAAACTGTAGTCGACCTCGAATGGCGGGACCTTTTACCTACCGGCGACCAATCTCTCCCCGGCAATCTTGCGGGGATCTTGCCGCACGACGAAAGCAGCCTGGCCGCGCAGCAGCCGATGTCGACTGGCATCCGCACCGACTGGAACGGTCAAATCGTTCGGCTTTCAGGGTTCATCGTCCCGATCGACTACAAGGGCACGGGCGTCACGGCGTTCATCCTGGTGCCTTATGTCGGTGCCTGCGTGCACGTGCCGCCGCCCCCGGCGAACCAGCTTGTCTTTGTCACCACGGGCACGCCCTATGAAAGCGCCGGCATGTTCGAGGCTGTGACCGTGACCGGCATGTTCGGAAGCGCATCGACATCGACCCAACTTGCCGAGATCGGATATGCGCTGTCAGCGGATGAGATTCAGCCTTACCGCGCGTAG